Proteins found in one Promicromonospora sukumoe genomic segment:
- a CDS encoding response regulator: protein MPNPPVRVLVCDDQALIRTGFATIIDAQPDLEVVGECADGRAAVDHARRLEPDVVVMDVRMPVLDGIEATRLLAGAGVERPVKVLVVTTFNLDEYVYEALRAGASGFLLKDAPAGQLLAGIRTVASGAALLAPEVTRQLVGRYAARIRPAESAPSDTALTPRELEVLRLIADGRSNSEIAATLVISQETVKTYVSRILAKLNLRDRVQAVVHAYRTGLVT, encoded by the coding sequence ATGCCGAACCCGCCCGTCCGGGTGCTGGTGTGCGACGACCAGGCGCTGATCCGCACCGGATTCGCGACGATCATCGACGCCCAGCCCGACCTGGAGGTCGTGGGCGAGTGCGCGGACGGGCGCGCCGCCGTCGACCACGCCCGCCGCCTGGAGCCCGACGTCGTGGTGATGGACGTGCGTATGCCCGTGCTGGACGGCATCGAGGCGACCCGCCTGCTGGCCGGCGCCGGGGTCGAGCGGCCGGTCAAGGTGCTGGTGGTGACCACGTTCAACCTCGACGAGTACGTGTACGAGGCGCTGCGGGCCGGGGCCAGCGGGTTCCTGCTCAAGGACGCCCCGGCGGGCCAGCTCCTGGCGGGCATCCGCACGGTCGCGAGCGGCGCGGCGTTGCTGGCCCCCGAGGTGACGCGGCAGCTCGTCGGACGGTACGCGGCGCGCATCCGGCCCGCCGAGAGCGCGCCGTCCGACACCGCCCTGACGCCCCGCGAGCTGGAGGTGCTGCGCCTCATCGCCGACGGCCGGTCCAACAGCGAGATCGCCGCGACCCTGGTGATCAGCCAGGAGACCGTCAAGACGTACGTCTCGCGCATCCTGGCGAAGCTCAACCTCCGCGACCGCGTGCAGGCGGTAGTCCACGCCTACCGCACGGGCCTGGTCACCTGA
- a CDS encoding glycoside hydrolase family 43 protein, which yields MGHRRAPRSNLAAPPALSGLARLRPTTPRRRGAVAVALAATLAIPALPAVGHAATPEAAPAVVPEAAPAAASAEEATTYPPILDPGATAPDYFTPSWPDTAGNHIQAHGGQVVSVSAEALGVDAGSVVEGEEAGETVYYWYGEDRSNGYYGSPGVHAYKSYDTKNWTDEGVVLRSVSDAAELESSYFDALYDTVDDAGEPRADRIAEVNYHLNTNDAAEYTTIFERPKVLFNEQTNEWVLWWHSDGQTTPGGSMYARSMAGVAVSDSPTGPFRMTGVYRMPNRTNYQACISAAVPGQARDMTVFQDDDGTAYIVYSSEENRSLYIAELDADYTNVTHTTDVDMADAGQYAEDGRYPYLFADGSAEAPVRGEDFQIVKECGVLEAPALFQHGGKYYTVASGATGWAPNPQTYYTADSMLGTWIRGVEAGDQHENVAYNAIPEGGDGLLSVGDTRRTSFGSQSTNVLDLGGGRYVYMGDRWNSGAANSNYVWLPVTIGENGRAEMRNPATEDPARWADGWDESYWDDKGTGTEIWRVTDDGLPDEVAPGEDFGATLPDAVPVEVDGATSDVAVTWSATSFDERGTQTITGTLAAGDGFTAGRTFARTVEVREDGIANLAPGASVAASSRANLAPTVVDGNVKGKGWDDWTSSGYPRNSWLSFTWPLTQDLEEVVLHTYKDGSGATWPSTVAAEYLDASGAWTTTDVRVDLAQDAASAAPVATLDVSDLPDTNGLRLRLTTATNTWQSVSEVQVWGADDVVDLCRADGTTVSASFHQTEWETLPAANACDGSASTSWSTWSGSAGRDEVTFTVEPAQPGAVDRVGFTSTEGTIARVGVEYRDAAGIWHATTAQDVVPSAAGVPTSVAFEPVWASAVRLTFATPGSYLKIPALGVGARSTAVEPSVAARCVGRDKAQLVTTVRNTSERRASFEIRTPYGDRVVRDVAPGRTGQAVVSTRFTALDAGAVTVTKRGEPGLTAGYAATDCR from the coding sequence ATGGGTCACCGCCGCGCCCCGCGCAGCAACCTTGCCGCACCACCAGCACTTTCCGGTCTTGCACGCCTCCGACCGACAACCCCGCGGCGCCGTGGCGCGGTCGCCGTCGCGCTGGCGGCGACGCTCGCGATCCCGGCGCTGCCCGCCGTCGGGCACGCGGCCACCCCGGAAGCCGCGCCCGCCGTCGTCCCGGAGGCCGCTCCCGCCGCTGCCAGCGCAGAAGAGGCAACCACCTACCCGCCCATCCTCGACCCCGGCGCCACCGCCCCCGACTACTTCACGCCGTCCTGGCCCGACACCGCCGGCAACCACATCCAGGCGCACGGCGGCCAGGTCGTCTCCGTCTCCGCGGAGGCGCTCGGGGTCGACGCCGGGTCCGTCGTCGAGGGCGAGGAGGCCGGCGAGACCGTCTACTACTGGTACGGCGAGGACCGCAGCAACGGCTACTACGGCAGCCCCGGCGTCCACGCGTACAAGTCGTACGACACGAAGAACTGGACCGACGAGGGCGTCGTCCTGCGCTCGGTGTCAGACGCCGCGGAGCTGGAGTCGAGCTATTTCGACGCCCTCTACGACACGGTCGACGACGCCGGCGAGCCGCGCGCGGACCGCATCGCCGAGGTCAACTACCACCTGAACACCAACGACGCCGCCGAGTACACGACGATCTTCGAGCGCCCCAAGGTGCTGTTCAACGAGCAGACGAACGAGTGGGTGCTGTGGTGGCACTCCGACGGGCAGACCACCCCGGGCGGCAGCATGTACGCGCGCTCGATGGCGGGCGTCGCCGTCTCGGACAGCCCCACGGGGCCGTTCAGGATGACGGGCGTGTACCGGATGCCGAACCGGACCAACTACCAGGCGTGCATCTCCGCGGCGGTGCCCGGCCAGGCCCGCGACATGACGGTCTTCCAGGACGACGACGGCACCGCCTACATCGTCTACTCCTCCGAGGAGAACCGGTCGCTCTACATCGCCGAGCTCGACGCGGACTACACGAACGTCACGCACACGACCGACGTCGACATGGCCGACGCCGGGCAGTACGCCGAGGACGGCCGCTACCCGTACCTGTTCGCCGACGGCAGCGCCGAGGCGCCCGTGCGCGGCGAGGACTTCCAGATCGTCAAGGAGTGCGGCGTGCTGGAGGCTCCCGCGCTGTTCCAGCACGGCGGCAAGTACTACACGGTGGCGTCGGGGGCGACGGGCTGGGCCCCGAACCCGCAGACCTACTACACGGCCGACAGCATGCTCGGCACGTGGATCCGTGGCGTCGAGGCCGGCGACCAGCACGAGAACGTGGCCTACAACGCGATCCCCGAGGGCGGCGACGGGCTGCTCTCGGTCGGCGACACGCGGCGCACGAGCTTCGGCTCGCAGTCGACCAACGTGCTCGACCTGGGCGGCGGCCGCTACGTCTACATGGGCGACCGGTGGAACTCCGGGGCCGCGAACTCCAACTACGTGTGGCTGCCGGTCACGATCGGCGAGAACGGCCGCGCCGAGATGCGCAACCCCGCCACCGAGGACCCGGCCCGCTGGGCCGACGGCTGGGACGAGAGCTACTGGGACGACAAGGGCACCGGGACCGAGATCTGGCGCGTCACCGACGACGGCCTGCCGGACGAGGTCGCTCCCGGCGAGGACTTCGGCGCCACGCTGCCCGACGCCGTCCCGGTCGAGGTCGACGGCGCGACCTCCGACGTCGCCGTGACCTGGAGCGCGACGTCGTTCGACGAGCGCGGCACCCAGACGATCACCGGCACGCTCGCCGCCGGCGACGGCTTCACGGCGGGCCGCACCTTCGCGCGCACCGTCGAGGTGCGCGAGGACGGCATCGCCAACCTCGCGCCCGGCGCGTCCGTCGCGGCGTCCAGCCGGGCGAACCTCGCGCCGACCGTCGTCGACGGCAACGTCAAGGGCAAGGGCTGGGACGACTGGACGTCGTCGGGCTACCCACGGAACAGCTGGCTGTCCTTCACCTGGCCGCTCACCCAGGACCTCGAGGAGGTCGTGCTGCACACCTACAAGGACGGTTCCGGCGCGACCTGGCCGTCGACGGTCGCGGCGGAGTACCTGGACGCGTCGGGCGCGTGGACGACGACGGACGTGCGCGTCGACCTCGCGCAGGACGCCGCGTCCGCGGCTCCGGTGGCGACGCTCGACGTCTCGGACCTGCCGGACACCAACGGCCTGCGCCTGCGGCTGACGACTGCGACGAACACGTGGCAATCGGTCTCGGAGGTGCAGGTCTGGGGCGCCGACGACGTCGTCGACCTCTGCCGCGCCGACGGCACCACTGTCTCGGCGAGCTTCCACCAGACCGAGTGGGAGACGCTGCCGGCCGCCAACGCGTGCGACGGCAGCGCCTCGACCTCCTGGTCGACGTGGTCCGGGAGCGCCGGCCGCGACGAGGTGACGTTCACGGTCGAGCCGGCGCAGCCGGGCGCCGTCGATCGCGTCGGGTTCACCTCGACCGAGGGCACGATCGCGCGCGTCGGCGTCGAGTACCGCGACGCCGCAGGCATCTGGCACGCGACGACGGCCCAGGACGTGGTGCCCTCGGCCGCTGGGGTGCCGACGTCGGTCGCGTTCGAGCCGGTCTGGGCGTCGGCCGTGCGGCTGACGTTCGCGACGCCGGGCTCGTACCTCAAGATCCCGGCGCTGGGGGTGGGGGCGCGGAGTACCGCCGTGGAGCCTTCTGTCGCGGCGCGGTGCGTGGGGCGCGACAAGGCCCAGCTCGTGACGACGGTCCGCAACACCTCGGAGCGGCGGGCGAGCTTCGAGATCCGGACGCCGTACGGCGACCGCGTGGTGCGCGACGTCGCGCCGGGCCGCACGGGGCAGGCCGTCGTCAGCACGCGCTTCACGGCTCTGGACGCCGGGGCGGTGACGGTCACGAAGCGCGGCGAGCCGGGCCTGACGGCAGGGTACGCGGCGACGGACTGCCGCTGA
- a CDS encoding NAD-dependent epimerase/dehydratase family protein produces MSNDAPQVVAITGAAGRIGRAVAPFLRNPGRELRLLDRAVPADRDERDRWFTGDITEPGALDDAFRGADLVVHLAAHPWERPWPEILAVNIDGTQKVLDAAHEAGVPRVLLASSIHAVGYATPAEAGADDVLVPRPDTFYGVSKAAGEALGSVYADRFGMTVVSARICAFNTEVGEGRALAQWLSPADAARLVEAAAALDRPGHHIVWGVSDNAPGWFPLGPGHAIGFHPQDDAVRHVRERDGVEPPQPEREEALAGIFADDEHPLGGEWS; encoded by the coding sequence ATGTCGAACGATGCCCCGCAGGTGGTCGCGATCACGGGAGCCGCCGGCCGGATCGGCCGCGCCGTCGCCCCGTTCCTGCGGAACCCCGGGCGGGAGCTGCGCCTGCTCGACCGGGCGGTGCCCGCCGACCGCGACGAGCGGGACCGCTGGTTCACCGGCGACATCACCGAGCCGGGCGCCCTCGACGACGCGTTCCGGGGCGCCGACCTGGTGGTGCACCTCGCAGCCCACCCCTGGGAACGGCCGTGGCCCGAGATCCTGGCCGTCAACATCGACGGCACCCAGAAGGTGCTCGACGCCGCGCACGAGGCGGGCGTGCCGCGCGTGCTGCTGGCGAGCTCGATCCACGCCGTCGGCTACGCGACGCCCGCCGAGGCCGGCGCCGACGACGTGCTCGTCCCGCGCCCCGACACGTTCTACGGCGTGAGCAAGGCCGCCGGGGAGGCGCTCGGCAGCGTCTACGCGGACCGGTTCGGCATGACCGTCGTGAGCGCGCGGATCTGCGCCTTCAACACCGAGGTCGGCGAGGGCCGGGCGCTCGCCCAGTGGCTCTCCCCCGCCGACGCCGCCCGCCTGGTCGAGGCCGCCGCCGCCCTGGACCGGCCGGGACACCACATCGTCTGGGGCGTCTCCGACAACGCGCCCGGCTGGTTCCCGCTCGGCCCCGGGCACGCGATCGGCTTCCACCCGCAGGACGACGCCGTCCGGCACGTGCGCGAGCGCGACGGCGTCGAACCGCCGCAGCCGGAGCGCGAGGAGGCGCTCGCGGGGATCTTCGCCGACGACGAGCACCCGCTGGGCGGGGAGTGGAGCTAG
- a CDS encoding SDR family oxidoreductase, which yields MTTIVVLGGTGTIGTQVVRLLRARGADVRVASRSTGVDLVTGQGLAEALDGAQVVIDAAKPGSLDPARIDEFFARAGENVTRHEREAGVGHHLMLSIVGSDRAPDVPFYTAKVRLEQAVRAGEVPWTILHATQFFEFAPGIARASTGPDGGPAHLAPLLVQPVAGADVAAELVRLAGGTPTTADLDLAGPEEFELDDFVRTALARLGLPGDVVRDPAATYFGGVVDHRALLPGPDASVAPTALQDWPSSTERPGSTERPSSTAHPGS from the coding sequence ATGACGACGATCGTCGTGCTGGGCGGCACCGGCACCATCGGCACCCAGGTCGTCCGCCTCCTGCGAGCGCGGGGCGCCGACGTCCGGGTTGCCTCCCGCTCGACCGGCGTCGACCTAGTCACCGGCCAGGGCCTGGCCGAGGCGCTCGACGGCGCCCAGGTCGTGATCGACGCCGCCAAGCCCGGCTCGCTGGACCCGGCCCGCATCGACGAGTTCTTCGCCCGGGCCGGGGAGAACGTGACGCGGCACGAACGCGAGGCGGGCGTGGGGCACCACCTCATGCTGTCCATCGTCGGGTCGGACCGGGCCCCCGACGTCCCGTTCTACACGGCGAAGGTGCGGCTCGAACAGGCCGTCCGCGCAGGTGAGGTGCCCTGGACCATCCTGCACGCGACCCAGTTCTTCGAGTTCGCGCCCGGCATCGCCCGCGCCTCCACAGGGCCCGACGGCGGGCCGGCGCACCTCGCCCCGCTGCTCGTGCAGCCGGTCGCGGGAGCCGACGTCGCCGCCGAGCTCGTCCGCCTCGCGGGCGGAACGCCGACGACGGCGGACCTCGACCTCGCGGGACCCGAGGAGTTCGAGCTCGACGACTTCGTGCGCACGGCCCTGGCCCGGCTCGGCCTGCCCGGCGACGTCGTCCGCGACCCGGCGGCGACCTACTTCGGCGGCGTGGTCGACCACCGCGCGCTGCTGCCTGGGCCCGACGCGAGCGTCGCCCCGACCGCGCTGCAGGACTGGCCCAGCAGCACGGAGCGCCCTGGCAGCACCGAGCGCCCGAGCAGCACAGCGCACCCCGGCAGCTAG
- a CDS encoding DUF2797 domain-containing protein — translation MSDARTPPRTTPPAWRPTGLNWSDGGAALEWLSPAGATRSSTLDVGARLGLTVGADRRCLGLWWDGRRVPCVAGSRIDAAAKSGQCESCAAIARTRSVATDTTLDDPREFRVYLAHHGSVVKAGITASARGQNRLLEQGALSSLFLSAGTLVSARRCESLLTAALGLPQQVHTARKRLARWAPGTTASRAAELTAVVGRAAALDWPPGQAWDPTEPADHAPAYGLPETGLAPARQLDPLRPGTTVTGEVICRIGRDLYLRTPGLGESGPGAPDSAASGGVVLVDTGLLDGWDLTRADPEVPGTASASPVAAPGGTGPGTEQDALF, via the coding sequence GTGTCCGACGCACGCACACCGCCGCGCACCACCCCGCCCGCCTGGCGCCCGACGGGTCTGAACTGGTCCGACGGCGGCGCCGCGCTGGAATGGCTCTCACCCGCCGGGGCGACGCGGAGCAGCACGCTGGACGTCGGCGCGCGGCTGGGGCTGACCGTCGGCGCCGACCGGCGTTGCCTCGGGCTGTGGTGGGACGGGCGCCGGGTCCCGTGCGTGGCCGGATCCCGGATCGACGCAGCCGCGAAGTCGGGGCAGTGCGAGTCCTGCGCGGCGATCGCCCGCACCCGGTCCGTCGCAACCGACACGACGCTCGACGACCCGCGGGAGTTCCGCGTCTACCTCGCCCACCACGGAAGCGTGGTCAAGGCGGGCATCACGGCGTCGGCGCGCGGGCAGAACCGGCTGCTGGAGCAGGGTGCGCTGTCGTCGCTGTTCCTGTCGGCGGGCACGCTGGTCTCGGCCCGGCGCTGCGAGTCCCTGCTCACGGCGGCGCTCGGCCTGCCGCAGCAGGTGCACACCGCGCGCAAGCGTCTGGCCCGCTGGGCACCGGGGACGACGGCGTCGCGTGCCGCCGAGCTGACCGCCGTCGTCGGGCGGGCCGCCGCGCTGGACTGGCCGCCCGGCCAGGCCTGGGACCCGACCGAACCTGCTGACCACGCGCCGGCGTACGGGCTGCCGGAGACGGGGCTGGCGCCCGCCCGGCAGCTCGACCCGCTGCGGCCGGGGACGACGGTGACGGGTGAGGTGATCTGCCGGATCGGGCGTGATCTGTACTTGAGGACGCCTGGGCTCGGCGAGTCGGGGCCTGGCGCGCCGGACTCCGCGGCCTCGGGCGGTGTGGTGCTGGTCGACACCGGGCTGCTGGATGGCTGGGACTTGACCCGCGCCGATCCGGAGGTGCCCGGGACCGCGAGCGCCTCCCCCGTCGCCGCGCCGGGCGGGACGGGTCCCGGGACGGAGCAGGACGCACTGTTCTGA
- a CDS encoding HXXEE domain-containing protein, which produces MAEERAAQTAGTSGVAVPDRGRLALLWAVTVVALAVHNAEELLRDLPRWQADHPRLPGSALYGDQAQFAVALAIVTGLALVLAVAAVARRAAWSAQVLVWVGYALLVNAAGHVLLSVVSWSFMPGVLTSVLVLVPVFVLLTRVLPPVRWTVSSVLVTLVAAFGVVVGSLVIAAALA; this is translated from the coding sequence GTGGCTGAGGAACGCGCGGCGCAGACCGCGGGCACGAGCGGCGTCGCGGTGCCCGACCGGGGCCGGCTCGCCTTGCTGTGGGCCGTGACCGTCGTGGCGCTGGCGGTGCACAACGCCGAGGAGCTGCTGCGAGACCTGCCGCGCTGGCAGGCCGACCACCCCCGGCTCCCCGGGAGCGCGCTGTACGGGGACCAGGCGCAGTTCGCGGTCGCGCTGGCGATCGTCACCGGTCTGGCGCTGGTGCTGGCCGTCGCTGCCGTCGCCCGGCGTGCGGCGTGGAGCGCGCAGGTGCTGGTGTGGGTGGGCTACGCCCTGCTGGTCAACGCCGCCGGGCACGTGCTGCTGAGCGTCGTCTCGTGGAGCTTCATGCCCGGCGTGCTGACCTCGGTGCTGGTGCTGGTTCCGGTCTTCGTGCTGCTCACGCGGGTCCTGCCGCCCGTGCGGTGGACGGTCTCGTCCGTGCTGGTGACGCTGGTCGCCGCGTTCGGTGTGGTGGTCGGGTCGCTGGTGATCGCCGCGGCGCTGGCCTGA
- a CDS encoding DUF4259 domain-containing protein, with protein MGTWSTDILGNDSALDALADLAHSGFSFTGLAEELQEDYIDVSAGAAVLALIEVALAVRGLRELQQADAVEAGRAVLDDERAAWLLAQTDRVLAPNSEVYDLWLETSDESFREWRGKVDAAIEDLRGALGSAAPAGAMGGGSGD; from the coding sequence ATGGGTACATGGAGCACTGACATCCTGGGCAACGACAGCGCGCTGGACGCGCTGGCTGACCTCGCGCACAGCGGGTTCTCGTTCACCGGCCTGGCCGAGGAACTGCAGGAGGACTACATCGACGTGTCGGCCGGCGCCGCCGTCCTGGCGCTCATCGAGGTAGCGCTGGCCGTGCGGGGGCTGCGTGAGCTGCAGCAGGCCGACGCCGTGGAGGCCGGCCGGGCCGTGCTCGACGACGAGCGCGCCGCCTGGCTGCTCGCGCAGACCGACCGGGTGCTCGCGCCGAACTCGGAGGTGTACGACCTGTGGCTGGAGACGAGCGACGAGTCGTTCCGCGAGTGGCGGGGCAAGGTCGACGCCGCGATCGAGGACCTGCGCGGGGCGCTGGGATCGGCTGCGCCGGCCGGCGCCATGGGCGGAGGCTCCGGTGACTGA
- a CDS encoding phosphotransferase → MTRVRPTWPDLPNHIQTAIEDRLGAKVTSWVSHDGGYSPGLASVLTTERGQVFVKTASPDQTEALRLHRKEAAKAALLPGTLPSPAFLWSLEVPDDGAAASAFSPDGDDDDADAPTWAVLAFEPVHGRAVRTDPWDLDDVDLLARLALQIGEHPAPDGDVFPDAAEKARTEAQALADERPQGLATYDPWFAEHLDLIAQVAAPERQAEASGGDRLVHADFRADNVLILGPDDSPRGVVVDWPHAARGAAFLDLVGMLPAMHGLGGPSPSEVLDRTPLPVGTDPDAVVTRVAVLAAYFVHGSLQAPPPGIPHLRQFQRVQGEASIAWLRDLMQAG, encoded by the coding sequence ATGACCCGCGTCCGCCCCACCTGGCCCGACCTGCCCAACCACATCCAGACGGCGATCGAGGACCGCCTCGGGGCCAAGGTCACCTCCTGGGTCTCGCACGACGGCGGATACTCGCCGGGCCTCGCCAGCGTCCTGACGACCGAGCGCGGCCAGGTCTTCGTCAAGACCGCCTCCCCAGACCAGACCGAGGCGCTGCGCCTGCACCGCAAGGAGGCGGCCAAGGCCGCGCTCCTGCCCGGGACGCTTCCGTCGCCCGCCTTCCTGTGGTCGCTGGAGGTGCCCGACGACGGAGCGGCGGCCTCCGCCTTCAGCCCGGACGGGGATGATGACGACGCCGACGCGCCCACCTGGGCCGTCCTCGCCTTCGAGCCGGTGCACGGCCGCGCCGTGCGCACCGACCCGTGGGACCTGGACGACGTCGACCTGCTCGCCCGCCTCGCCCTTCAGATCGGCGAGCATCCGGCGCCCGACGGCGACGTGTTCCCCGACGCCGCGGAGAAGGCCCGGACGGAGGCGCAGGCCCTGGCCGACGAGCGTCCGCAGGGGCTGGCGACCTACGACCCCTGGTTCGCCGAGCACCTCGACCTGATCGCGCAGGTCGCCGCCCCGGAGCGGCAGGCCGAGGCGTCCGGGGGCGACCGGCTGGTGCACGCCGACTTCCGGGCCGACAACGTGCTGATCCTCGGGCCTGACGACTCGCCGCGGGGCGTCGTCGTCGACTGGCCGCACGCCGCCCGGGGCGCCGCGTTCCTCGACCTCGTCGGCATGCTGCCGGCGATGCACGGGCTCGGCGGGCCGTCGCCGTCGGAGGTGCTGGACCGGACGCCGCTCCCGGTCGGCACCGATCCCGACGCCGTCGTGACCCGGGTCGCGGTGCTGGCCGCGTACTTCGTGCACGGGTCGCTCCAGGCGCCGCCGCCCGGCATCCCGCACCTGCGCCAGTTCCAGCGGGTGCAGGGCGAGGCCAGCATCGCCTGGCTGCGGGACCTGATGCAGGCAGGCTGA